The sequence atcgcctatttgggttccatctgcaaggagatccggccggggtgtcgctcacggccccaaatgatgtgtgcagggttcccgagcccaccatccgggtgccactcggtacaccaggccacgtgtgcctagtctgtcccaagcccaccctgctgggtgccacttggtagaaaaatagcactacctacaaacaccagaaactagttgcaactcctggacagagatcaagttggttaataagtcgagaaggcttggagcgcccggagcccaatgtgtggtagtattgagtcattggacaacatacatagaactcagtgcttaaggacggttccagtgagacaacccaccatgtactcctacatggcctctcaccgctacctttaccaaatcgtgttcacacacttcactctcagcatcagaacatatcataacactccaattcattcccaatgaatcagacctgacacaactctaagcaatagcaggcatagcatggtaggaacacaacatggctcaatcaactcctatacatgctagtgggtttcaactatttactgtggcaatgacaggtcatgcagaggaatgggttcaactaccgcagcacaaagtagcagatgaatcgttgttgtcctaatgcaataactgagagcaggagcgagagagtaggattgtatcagaatgaacaagggggtttacttgcctggtagatcaacaagggggcactgctcctcagacaggtactctggaacggtctccggagcaggacctatcgagaaggaacggtgccggcaatcaatacacaagcatatgcaacaatatgatgcatgaacatggcatgtagatgtgatgttgtttgagatAATTCAGCTAGCAATCATttggttgaagttcatttgaaccaaGAGTTCAAATGCAATTCCAAATTaactctttataaatgccatttacatgtttcacttatacagcatgtataagttggtttgtcatgcatgaaactagtacagatagaaagattgcatttttctgataatttttcatatataaattatctcaatctgagctatggttgaatttctatgattttttgaagtttgaatcattttttggaatttcctaattaattttaaatccagaaaatgaataactgcgtcagcgtgacgtcagcgagtcaacggccaggtccaggtcaaacttgaccagtgggacccatacgTCGGTGTCATGGTTAATTAACGGAGTTAATTAATTGTCAAGCTAATCTTAAACTAAAACTTAGCAGGGtcaggccccacatgtcagtgtcacagggggggttagttagcggggttgacccggtcaatttggccggcgtttagccgccgacgaggccgaaggcagcggaggggctcgggatcgttgctccggcgaccatttgggtgGGGGAGACCACTCGCAAGGAGCCAACGCTCGTCCGCGTCATCTAGAGCAAGTGGGGaaggcggggacggccggagctcgccggagcggagctcggggcggcggccagagttcgggcgTGAGCGGGGATGCGGCTGCGGTGTGCGAgggcgagaacggagagggggagaaggagcagcagctcaccgcggttgcagcgggcgtcgaatcAGGCTCAGGGGCGGCCGGACGGTGACGGGCGGGCGGTGGAGATCCACGGtggccggcggcgaagaagacgacggtggcgatgatggaggccgtccggaggcgCGCGActtgacgaggagggagagggggtcgcggagGAGCTGTGGAGTGCGTCGGGGAGGCGCAGCAGTGGCCGAGGCCTCGGTGTCtgtggacgacggcgacggcggtcgCGGCCacgagagagagagtgagggagaggagaggagaggaccgggggagagtgagaggggtacggggcggcgcgtggcgtcgcgcggggcaTCCATAGCGACGAGAGGGAGGACAAgtaggcagggagggaggaggtggcgcggcgcagCGGTGCGTGCgcatcgggcacgcgcccgtcctcctgtcggggaggaagacgacagaggagggggctaggtgggctgggctggccaactgggccggccaggccgcgcAGTGCTGGGCCAGACGGCTGCAGGTAAGCGACAGGTAGGATTTCccatttgtttttcttttctattttctaacatttgttttgatttaataaaaatactaaatcattttattttcttatgccaatttttgcaggagctagtggtattattccagagctcctcaacaaatggcataatttttggacatatattatactagtggacccgttgcgccaaatggcgcagagacccgctaaagccatgttgtcgatgaaaatagtttcattgtGCAAGGACATATTCGATATTGGTAGTGGAAAGCCCATTTTAAACCATGCTACatgttgcgccaaatggcgcagagatcCGCTGAATCTATGTGCGGATTGAAAAGAAAACCCATGGTTTAGTTGGTTTAGTTGTGGACAAGCACATATGGCAACAAATTTAATCACCTTTAAATAAAAAACGGTGACTTGTTGTCTAAAATGAGATGTATATACACATTTTAATTTGGTACCACAGAGTCCCATTCAAATCGATGAGATGACCAGTTCCACCAAATGGCACAGAGTCCCATTTAAAACCATGTGTGCTTTGAAAATATTTAGTAACTTTCGGTTTTAGCAAGCAATAAGGGTAAGAATTCCAACCCTTTTATATGAGAAAATTATGGAACACTACGTTTCAAAATATATACTTGATCATGCATAATTTGttgtgtttttttgcatgtttcaaAATATACAATTATATTTCCAAATGGCACAATATACCAATTCAAACCCGGAGTGTCTTCGCATTTATTTGCTTATTTGAAGTTATAGAAATTAGTTAGATGGAGGGTATTAAGCAATTGTAGCATGGAACAGCTCTGTTGTCTACATATTGTGATGAGGGTGGATatttatttgcttttgtgtgtgcaaggACTCTTAGTTTAACTACTTAGCCATGCAAGTTTGCATGAAACTAACTTATAGGGTGTAAAAACATCTCCGGTCCAAGATTTTTTGAATGTCTCCAAAACCAAGGGGCAAAAGAAACCACCACATCAACAATCAAAGAATACAAATGACATGTTCAATTCTTGGTTGATGTGGCATGAATAGATAGATTTATGTAATTGGTTTTTCCCTTTCCTCTTATGGCTCTCTTAAATGGGTACTACATATCTGTTATGGTGAAAATAGAAGAAGAAAATATCAACCAAGCATATCTAAGATACCACCATGATTCATACACACGTGTTACATCTGGAATTGAATGGAACCACTAAACTCTCATGTTTCTCTCAAAGGGAACCTTCACTTCCTTCTCTATGCTCTCACCAATACCATCACCAAGTTTCCTCACACCAACATATGAGTGGCATCATCATACTCATCACCAAGATCATCATGTGAATCAATGGCATCATCATACTCATCGTCTGGATCCCAACACCAATACACTTGGCCTTAGGTAAATAAGAATTCTCTCATACAAATAGGCAGGTGACTGCCAAAAGCAAAAGCACGAAAAACGGTCCAGACGCATGAAAAAAACAGATCCGACGGCCGACGAAGGCCGAATCGGAGGAGCCTTCTGGAGGTGAGTTGGCTAGCCTCATTATTGTTTTAAATTTATTAATTTATCACCACCTGAGGTGGAATTATCATTCTCATGCTTCATGACAAAATGACCCATAATTCTTTCTTGAACACCATGGTAAAAGGCTAATAATGTTTAGGCTGAAAACTTGGTGGTGCAGTAAGAAAGATCCTAATTTTAGATACACTACATGTACATTAAAAATTATTTTGAGAAGTTGAACTAATAGTTTAAAAATATACTGACTAATTACATACCCCTACCTACGGAGCTGCAACCAACAATCTCAATTTTTTAGTGTATACATACATGACGTGTCACATTCAAAATTGAGGTATACTGCAGATAACCCATTACATTCATTAGTGTATCATATTAGCAGGAAGTCCCCACCAGTCTACAGTTTCCTCATGTAAAAAAAATAGTGTGCCGTTTCCTTTTGCCAAAAGATCGTCTATTCCCCATCTTTTTTTCAGAGTTAACAAGCGGTGGTATCAAACAAGTGACAAATATAACAATATGTTACAAATTTAACACCGATCACACATAAGCATATCTTGACTCAAACATAGCATCCAACAGTAGTTTAGTACACACTCGCCCAAATCAAACTCTCAAGACAGGACATAACATTAAAGTTTGACAACACGCGACACTTAGTTCTCGGTACTTAAATTCAGAAACATGAAATAACAATGACAGGCAGTGTAAAGAGCAGTATTGTTGCCATCCCCCAAACTTCTAAACTTCAAGCTTCATTGCTTCTGCTCCAACGACCAGCCAAAATTATTCAGAACCACAACCAATAAAACAGAACGTCTAGAATATGAAAATTAATTCAATTGAGTTGATCATATGGGTAGATAGAATCATAAAGGAGATTATTACATTGATTCGCATCAGCAGGGTCAATGTTAACAAGGATTCTGGATGTGTTATTTGATGAATAAAACAAAATCTACATGTATTTTGTACACCAAGTTTATTACACTGATTCAGAGCAGCAAGGTCCTATAAAAACAGTGAATTCATGGTGTTCTAATTGTGTAACTGATATCTAACTAAGAACTATATTCTCATATTACCAAGATGAATAAAAAAGAAAAGTCCAACTGAGAGGAGCTGCTTCTCATAAAGATCTAAACAAATGCCAACCAACTTGATGGTCCATCCTAAAAGATTCTACTTTTTCATGATAAGCAGGTTAATCGTGCACAAATAAGATAACTGATATTCCAACAAATGGCAGCTAGCTTTGAACTCCACAAGATCTCTAGTTTTGGTTGCAAGGCTGTCACAAGATCCCTGCAGTTTTAGTTTTGGTTTGGTTGCAAGGCTGTCAGACTCGTACTAATTTCAGAAGTTCAGATATAGTAAAACTCTTACTAATCCCAGAACATCTGAACTGCACAAGAACCCTGTAGTTTTAGATAAAACAAAGCACAACAGGACTATCCCTGAAAATGGAATACAGAAGGGCCATTTTCCGAATGATACAAGTACTATGCTTCTTATCAAATTAGCTTGTAAGTTCTCAGTTCATGTGGTAGAGAAAAGGTTAACTTATCCTTTATGGTACATATTGTATATGCAATAGTCTCTATACTTTAATTTAATATTTATCAATCGTTAGAACAAAAGATTCACATCTATTATCTTCATTTATGTTTCATAATGGATTGCAAACTAAGAGTCGTTATAAAGTATTTGTTGGTATCAAAGAGGGAAAGTTGTACCACCAATTATCAAAAGCACTTAAATGAGGTCACCAAGGTGGgaagggagagagcgagggagagagagagagagagatatcgtTTTGTTGGGCTAACAGCAGGTTGATGATAGGTGGAGGCATTGGGATTCCAGGAAGCACCACCTCCCAGTACATCTTTGGCATCTCCACGGAGTTTGGCATCCCCGCCGTGGCCGCATCGGCGAAACTCGCAAGCCAGACTCTCTCTCCTCCAGTGAACTGCGTGCATCAGAGAATAGATGGATAATTTTAAAAAACGAGAGCTTGGGTCTATTTTACATAACACAACTGTAACCTGTGAATAGAAACATGATGACCCCAGGTTGCAATCAAGGACCAGCAAATTATAAGAATCTAATAAAATGAGTAAAAGAAATTACATATTGACGAAATCCCAACAATTAAGAAATCCATTCACGGTTAATTCACAATCCCAATTAGCATTATACTCCTACCTCACAGCCGAAACAGAAGTGGTTGCAGCACTTCCATACGCTAGCACAGAGCATCCAACTATCAGTCTGGACCCTGCATCCACCCGAGCAAAAGCAGGTCAAACAAATTGAGAAGGGCAAAAGGAGAAAACTTCGAACAGGCTGCAAGGACTCGTACCTGAGACGAGGAGCCGAGTGAGAGCTCGTGCACCAGCTGCAGTCATCGTCACCCACCCGCTGAGGTCGCCGTCCGCTGTACCGCTATATGAGCCGGCTGTCGTCGAGTCGCGAAAGATGGTGTCGAGCGCCGGCCGTCGTTGTGTCACCTCGGGATGCCGATGAGGCTGAGTGGCCGACATCGAGTGCCTGGTGAGACCAGATCCCACGAGGTGTGCACAGCCGAGCTCCGAGCAGCTGCTCCCCCATCGCCAAACTCCTGACGCGTGCGCAGCCTGAAGCTCCGAGGTAGCCTCTCCCCCACAGCCAACCTTGTTGCTCTTTTGCACGCCCTGTCAGCCTCCTGACCCTCCCCAGCTCACCAGCCCTCGACGTGAAGAAATCGCCGCCCCTGATATTCCACGGCGATGACCTGCGCTGATCTAGAACCATCGCATGCGACGGCGCGAATCCAGAACGGTGCGAAGCAGCTGACGGAGCCAGCGTGCAAGACCTCGATCCGCTCCTTCCGTATGCTGGCCTCGCTCGCGTTGCTCCTCGGGAAACGTTGTTGTGAGGTAGGGCGGTCGGGAGGCCGGCGGCCGGAGACAAGGCGTTGGAGGAGACGAAGCAGCGAGAAGGCGGATTGGTGGCTGGCGAGGAGAGAGGCAAGGAGAGGGTGCGATGCTCGGGATGGGAGGGAACACTAGTTGCGCTGCCTGTTCAGCGCTGCAGCAAAAGCGAACCCCCACACCCAGCCGCAGGACCCGACATGGCGCACGGTACGACGCATGACCCGGCTCTCTCCAACCCCACACGAAACTCAAAAGGTACGAACAGAAACAATCCACCCACCGATGTGTAGGACCAGCATCTAACTTGGCCCACCGGTCATTGTGCGGAAGCGCAGCCGCATGTGTGTACGCGGCAGCACACCTCTTTCCTCTATTCAAACCCAGATGAGACGCAGACGAGACATAATTGCACGGAGTCGTAGCAGGACGAAAACTCACTGGACCAGAACAACCCTGCCCACCGATGTGGGGGACCAACGGCCAACGCGGCCCACCCGTCATGGTGCGTCCTGCGGGTGTGTAAGCATCAGTCCATCCTATCCCTCCTATAGCCAACCACAGGCAAGACACAGCTCCACGGATCCCTCACATGAACGAAAACAAAGGCAAGGCACAGACCCCTGGGACCAGCAGCCAAGACGGCCCACCGGTCATAGTATGGAAAGGTGGGAGCGTGTGTGCATGCTTCAGTTCATGTCGTCCCAACCATCACAGACGACTGTGCGTGTTTTTTTGACTTCACATGGATCCGCGCGCGTTGTTGGAGAGAGGGCCAGCACCGCGTGGAATCCCTTTCTTACTGTGTTGTTCGCCTGCTCCTTACTGCCACACGGGTCCCGCAAAGATCGGCCCGCATGTCATTTGCCCTGGGTCATCCTGTGTGTGTTGTTTGACCTCCCAAAGTCCCAAGCGTCCCCCCCCCCACACTGTTTGGGTGGATGGCGCGCCTGCTCTCTCTTTAGCAGCCAACAATCGCGACATGCGCACGCGACACATTAGGAGAGGGCCTCCGCGCACCCAAAAATAGCTGACCCAGGCTATCGTGGGAGAGAACGAGCCCACCAGTCATTGGACGCTTGAAACTACAGCGAGGTAAAAAGAAACGACGCAGATCCAACGTTCCAAAATAGTTTGAAGACCAGATTGATCAGATCCAACGATCCAAAGTGGAGGAAATCAAGGAAGCTTCGTGGAGGAGGGTCGGCTAGCCTTCTTTTATGTttaaatatatgacatatatatatccaGTGTAAatattatcggattaatccaaatggccaaaaataaatatccatgagctcctaaaaatatttgtttgaattttacctctgaccaatattttcagagagcaacatgaacattttcttggacctttttggagcaatttttatttgggtcatttccaaaaaaatgattctgagggtttcaccaatcctcatttcaaatttaaatggaatttaaacatgatgcacaaatgactagctagtctaggtcataccagaactagggatgtgacaataagataaaaatatttttggtattttatgatatagattggaaaagtaaagatgcaaataaaagtagattgaaaacttatatgataaaagatagacccggggggcataggtttcactagtggcttctctcaagatagcataagtattacggtgggtgaacaaattactgtcgagcaattgatagaaaagcgaataattatgagattatctaggcatgatcatgtatataggcatcacgtccgtgacaagtacaccggctcctgcctgcatctactactattactccacacatcgaccgctatccagcatgcatctagagtattaagttcataaagaatagattaacacattaagaaagatgacatgatgtagagggataaactcatgcaatatgatataaaccccatctttttatcctcggtggcaacaatacaatacgtgccttgctgcccttgcaataactaggaaaggacaccgcaagattgaacccaaagctaagcacttctcccattgcaagaaagatcaatctagtaggccaaaccaagctgataattcgaagagacttgcaaagataacttaatcacacgtaaaagaattcagaggagattcaaatatttctcatagataaacttgatcataaacccacaattcattggatctcgacaaacacaccgcaaaaatagttacatcaaatagatctccaagaagatcaaggagaacatggtatgatccaaagagagagaagaagccatctagctaataactatggacccgaaggtctgtggtaaactactcatgacTCATacgagaggccttggagttgatgtagaggccctccatggttgattcccctccaacggagcgccggcgaaggctccaagatgggatctcgcggatacagaaggttacggtgatggaaatagttttttgtggtcgcctctgatgttctctgggtacgtgggtatatataggaggaagaagtaggttggtggacgcccgaggggcccacaagatagggggcatgcccagtaggggggcgcactccaccctcatggcctcctcgattgcttcttgacttgcactcccagtcgtctagatcacgtttgttccaagaagatcgctcccgaaggtttcattccgtttggactccatttggtattccttttcttcgaaacactgaaataggcaaaaaaacagcaatacgtgttgggcctccagttagtaggttagtcaaacatgaaataaaaaagtaaagtaaagcccataaacatccaaaacgggtaatataatagcatggaacaatcaaaaattatagatacgttggagacgtatcatcaaccagatcaaggtgtctgcgatatacgacatgcagttcacgcgaatgaactgtttgtgttgagaaaAGAGAACATAAAAacttcaatataacaagatgtgtgtgatacgcggcaaacaggtttgtaatcagaaatgtgtgcgaagaccaataataacacaaacgattgctgctaataagacgtgcgtgtcgtgcgatgggattgcatatagaacaacattaaacatccacttacataggtggctactataaccatggcatttgcacacaccaaagtaaactattacatgcataatttcataggtggctactacacacatgacacttccacacaccaaagtaaactatatattacatgcattattaactagcataaacgatcatctgattatCATCTActgcttgtgacgcttgctctgcttgtggctcgatccaggctcatcgatttgggtaatgaggcacttcctcatgtcaacgatccgcatgtgcatctcgtagcatgtgtacacgctctggccgcaaacctgaggtgagAATCATCCAGTcaccgcatccaggccctgtgccagtaCAGGACTTATTCtgtgggcatcctgcttcatcttttcgtagtaggggtcgatgatggtcgaggcgagtttgaccagggagtccttcttcgtgctgccccagaacctgtagtggtcacggatttcgacaaggttctggcaggccaagcccgtaacattgAGAGCTTTTACATCGTCAGTGGCTTTCACCGTGGCAAACTTGTAGTTGGTGATGTTGACAAACATGTTGAAACGGTCGCAGCTctctggccatgcagtagtggtagatgaggacatgctGGCGCACGCACAattgggcgacggcaaccttttgATCTATGCCAGGACGactggcggtgtactggaggtcgatgtcgaccaccttgtacttgtctccagcaagcaactactcaacggtgttgatgtagtcatccaccacggccgggtcgatggtgtacaccaccgagagtcCGTCTCCCTcatgtgggtctccactttatgctcgacgaactccattggagcaccactagacatcccctctctatgtgtcgtcgtgggtgtggtTGTTGTGTTGTGGtgcgattgaaaggttgaagagactaaggttataatggccgtagGAATTAAAGGGGAGGCCAGACGACACATCCTGATGGCAGCTCTAATTcacagcgcgtaactccatcgtgccgcacgtaactgcatcgcgtggcaacgcgcacggcgcaaccgcatgcatatgggggccccgacgagatcgtgcgcaggcccaaccactagcagagcgcgcgcggagggacgcgagcagagcgctccgcggtctcctcaacggcgagcaaccatatatatgcatatagcagttg comes from Triticum aestivum cultivar Chinese Spring chromosome 5B, IWGSC CS RefSeq v2.1, whole genome shotgun sequence and encodes:
- the LOC123111902 gene encoding uncharacterized protein is translated as MSATQPHRHPEVTQRRPALDTIFRDSTTAGSYSGTADGDLSGWVTMTAAGARALTRLLVSGSRLIVGCSVLAYGSAATTSVSAVSSLEERESGLRVSPMRPRRGCQTPWRCQRCTGRWCFLESQCLHLSSTCC